In Triticum aestivum cultivar Chinese Spring chromosome 5B, IWGSC CS RefSeq v2.1, whole genome shotgun sequence, the following proteins share a genomic window:
- the LOC123116282 gene encoding uncharacterized protein, which produces MACVNMYNPEHHQSSFMAPRMSFSSDFALEPPPASAPSARGPGDADFEFSVGSRPMMAADELFSKGRLLPLREAPHGQSGRPTTLREELRTDDRHGRAPRAPNIRWKELLGFKKANKKAAAAAADAGASTSSAEAHTDLGGHGGTRE; this is translated from the exons ATGGCATGTGTTAACATGTACAACCCGGAGCACCACCAGTCGTCCTTCATGGCGCCGCGGATGTCCTTCTCCAGCGACTTCGCGCTGGAGCCGCCGCCCGCGTCGGCGCCGTCGGCGCGCGGGCCCGGGGACGCCGACTTCGAGTTCTCCGTCGGCAGCCGCCCCATGATGGCCGCCGACGAGCTCTTCTCCAAGGGCCGCCTCCTGCCGCTCCGGGAGGCCCCGCACGGCCAGAGCGGCCGGCCCACGACGCTGCGCGAGGAGCTGCGCACCGACGACCGCCACGGGCGCGCGCCCCGCGCGCCCAACATCCGGTGGAAGGAGCTGCTCGGCTTCAAGAAGGCGAACAAGAAGGCCGCGGCCGCAGCCGCCGACGCCGGCGCCAGCACGTCGTCGGCCGAGGCCCACACG GATCTTGGAGGTCACGGAGGCACGAGAGAGTGA
- the LOC123112218 gene encoding probable calcium-binding protein CML15, with protein sequence MAIRNVTAATRSLDGDMTVDEFKEWLRRFDVDRDGRISRDELRCAMRTIRTRFSGYKSKRGIEYADADGDGYVDDGEVDGLIEYAQKSLGLRIVAY encoded by the coding sequence ATGGCGATCAGGAACGTGACGGCGGCGACCCGGTCGCTGGACGGTGACATGACGGTGGACGAGTTCAAGGAGTGGCTCCGGCGGTTCGACGTGGACCGCGACGGCCGCATCAGCCGCGACGAGCTGCGGTGCGCGATGCGCACCATCCGGACGCGCTTCTCGGGGTACAAGAGCAAGCGCGGCATCGAGTACGCCGACGCCGACGGCGACGGCTACGTCGACGACGGCGAGGTGGACGGGCTCATCGAGTACGCGCAGAAGAGCCTCGGGCTCAGGATCGTCGCCTACTAG